A window from Candidatus Methylomirabilota bacterium encodes these proteins:
- a CDS encoding lysylphosphatidylglycerol synthase transmembrane domain-containing protein — translation MNRLKVVLGVAISAALFVYLFRAVDLAELGRQLRETHWGWAAIATALAPAQIWARARRWVYLFPPGSNPAGLVPATWIGYMANNILPLRAGEFVRVYVVSRRWKVPAGGGRAHGFWTTLATLVVERALDGLAVVLILALLILAIPVPAYLQVAALVLLALDLVGIAALAAFVVAPGACERLIARVAGRWPALERRLRRAFETFVTGLDGVRAPGHLLPLLVWSVIVWVIPALAMWTMLVAMNLHLPWVAGFAVLAFVGLGVSIPSAPGYVGVFHAAAALAVGLFGVSQSAAVGYALVLHASQIVPVTLIGWLYLLREHMSLGEATHAQPPA, via the coding sequence CTGAACCGGCTCAAGGTCGTCCTCGGCGTCGCGATCAGCGCCGCCCTCTTCGTCTATCTCTTCCGCGCCGTGGACCTGGCCGAGCTCGGCCGCCAGCTCCGCGAGACGCACTGGGGCTGGGCCGCGATCGCCACGGCGCTGGCGCCGGCGCAGATCTGGGCGCGCGCGCGCCGCTGGGTCTACCTCTTCCCGCCGGGCTCGAACCCGGCCGGGCTCGTGCCGGCGACCTGGATCGGCTACATGGCGAACAACATCCTGCCGCTGCGCGCCGGCGAGTTCGTGCGCGTCTACGTGGTGTCGCGCCGGTGGAAGGTTCCGGCCGGGGGCGGCCGCGCCCACGGCTTCTGGACGACGCTCGCGACGCTCGTCGTCGAGCGCGCGCTCGACGGCCTCGCCGTCGTCCTCATCCTCGCGCTCCTGATCCTCGCGATCCCCGTGCCCGCGTACCTGCAGGTCGCGGCGCTCGTCCTGCTGGCGCTCGACCTCGTCGGCATCGCGGCGCTCGCCGCCTTCGTCGTCGCGCCGGGCGCGTGCGAGCGCCTGATCGCCCGGGTCGCCGGCCGCTGGCCCGCGCTGGAGCGCCGCCTGCGCCGGGCCTTCGAGACGTTCGTGACGGGCCTCGACGGCGTGCGCGCGCCGGGCCACCTCCTGCCGCTCCTCGTCTGGAGCGTCATCGTCTGGGTCATCCCGGCGCTCGCGATGTGGACCATGCTCGTCGCGATGAACCTGCACTTGCCGTGGGTCGCGGGCTTCGCGGTGCTCGCCTTCGTCGGGCTCGGGGTCTCGATCCCCTCGGCGCCCGGCTACGTCGGCGTGTTCCACGCCGCGGCAGCGCTCGCCGTCGGCCTCTTCGGCGTCTCGCAGTCGGCCGCGGTCGGCTACGCGCTCGTCCTCCACGCGAGCCAGATCGTCCCCGTCACGCTCATCGGCTGGCTCTACCTCCTGCGCGAGCACATGAGCCTGGGCGAGGCCACCCACGCGCAGCCGCCGGCGTAA